The DNA region CTTCTTTTATAGCATATTTAAAATACTGATCAGGTAAATTAATTGCCTTTTCTTCCATAGCTATAAATTGATTAATCTCATCTTGAGAAGCCTCAATACCATACCTCTTCGCTTCATTTAGAAATATTACTCTATCAATTAATGCTTCCAATGCTATAGTTGTTAACTCACTATCACTTATGGAAGTAAGAGATTGGCTTCTATGTAAAAATGTAATTACTTTCCCAAATTTATCTAACTGGTGTGATGTAATTGGAGTACCATCGACAATAGCAACTATCTTAGTAGCAGCCAAAGCACCAGAGCTATTACACACAACTATTATAGTCAAAAAAAAAGTTAGAATTTTATTCATATTTGTTTATTTAGTTCTTATAAAAAGAATACGAAGAATACATAATAAATGCTCAAAACAGTTAAGTATATCTTAATAATAGCTAGGCAAACTATTACCTAACTATCATTTCAATTCCTGCTATAACCTGCTATTATATACAATAGCTTACATGCTATAATAAGCAGTAATGCATTTAAATTATTACATCATTTAATTATTACATGCATCTTTTAATGTTTTACCTGGTTTAAAAACTACCTGATAACTTTCAGGAATAATAATTTTAGCTCCAGTTTTAGGATTGTGTCCATCTCTTGCTGCTCTAAATCTTACACAAAAGCTTCCAAAGCCTACAATATTTATATCATGACCATTTTCAATAGCCTTTTCAACGCCACGCAATATTAAGTTTAATGCTCGCTCTATATCAGCCTTAGTCATATTTGTATTATTTTTATGTATAAAATTTACAAATTCAGCTTTGTTTAGTGCTTCTCTTTCTTGATTATTTGTGCTCATAAATCTCCTTAAATAATAATAAAATAATAAAATAATAATAAAATAATA from Orientia tsutsugamushi str. Boryong includes:
- a CDS encoding HU family DNA-binding protein, which translates into the protein MSTNNQEREALNKAEFVNFIHKNNTNMTKADIERALNLILRGVEKAIENGHDINIVGFGSFCVRFRAARDGHNPKTGAKIIIPESYQVVFKPGKTLKDACNN